Genomic DNA from Flavobacterium sp. N502540:
TGGTCACTTGGAGGAGATGTTCGTCTGCAGTACGATTTATCTAAAAAAACATCGCTAACCTTAACAACAGGTTTTACAAATCTGTTTATGAAAAATGACGCAAAAGATCTTGGATTCATTCCGGCGAAAGCAGGTTTTAAAGCTTTTATCTGGGAAGATCAGTTTTATGTTTTAGGAGAAGTAGGTGCTGGTTTTGCTGTCACAAACGGATATGACGACACTACTTTTTTATGGGCACCGGGAATTGGTTATGCCAACAAATATATTGATATCAGTGTCCGTTATGAGGATTATAATAAATTCAAAACCAATCAGGTTGCTTTACGTTTAGCCTATGGTTTTGATTTATAAAGATTAAGTTTAATTTATTTTTTTGTTTTTGGTATGAACCCGGTAGAAGTTAAATTCTATCGGGTTTGGTGTTTTTTATACCATTGGTCAAAAGAGAACTGCCATTAGTCAAATGATTTTTCGTGATTGGTTTAGAACGCGGTAATTCGCAGAAAAATTAATCAAATCATGAACAAAACAATCTTTTATCTATCGCAGCTTTTCCTTTTTTTATTGACTAGTATTGCTGCACAATCGCAATCAAAAATAGCAGGAGAACTTAAAGTTGATTATGTTCCGTTCTCCAACTATGTCCGTCCAATGGACAGTACTAAAACAAGTGCTGAAAGTAATTTCAAAAGGGCGCAAATTGCTTTTGAAATACCTCTTTCTCTGGAAATGGACCAATACAACCGTCCAAAACTCTGGTCTCTTTTTGCAAACGGAAGTTATGCCAAAATGGAAAACAAGAATTATGAAATTCAGTCTCTTCCGGTAGAATTTCAGGGTGGATTTCCTAATGAAATGCTGAATGCGCAAATCGGAGTCAAACATTTACGTTCTATCTCACCAACCTGGTCGTTAATGATAATGGCTTCTGTGGGGGTTTACACAGATATGGTTGAAATTAACAAAGATGATGTATTGCTTCAGGGCGGTGTGTTTTTCATCAAACATTTCAATCCCAATATGGCATTTGGTATGGGGCCTGTACTAACCAATAGTTTTGGTGTTCCGATGGTGCTTCCGGGAATTTATTTCAACTGGGAGTCCAGAGGTGCATGGCATTTTAAAATTACCTTTCCGGAAAGTCTGCAATTTGGATATCGAATCTCAGACAATTTTGACTTAAAAGCGGTTGTCGAACTAAGCGGAATGACGGCAGAAACAAAAGTGAATAACAGAACATCACTATTGGGGTATCAGCAAATTATCGCCGGTATACAGCCTGAAATTAAGCTTGGCAAACACTGGACACTGCAACCAACGGCAGGATCGACACTTTTACGCAGCTTCTCCAGTACCAACAGAAAAATTAAGGATATTTTCAAGGAGAAAGACATGGCTAATCCTAGATTCACGACTACATTTTACGGAGCTGTGGCCCTAAAATGGCAATTCTAGGGTCATCGGCTTAATAAGTTTTTATAGACTACCTCTTTCAGTAATGCTTCGCGGCGTGTTCTTGAAATGGGTAGTTCTTGTCCTTTTATAAATAATCGTCCACCGGAAACAGAGTCAATATGAGTAATATTTACAAGGAAAGATTTATGAATTCTAAAGAAAATTTCTGTCGGGAGTGTTTCTTCTAAAGAGATCATCGTTTGATGAATTACGAGAACCTTATCTTTAAAATGGAGCTTTGCATAGTTCTGCATTCCCTCGATATAGAGAATATCGAGCCAGGAGATCTTTTGAAATCCTTCCTCCTGACGCACATACAAATAAGGATCTAATTGATTCTGCCTTGGCGCACCCAGCATCTGATGCCATTGTTTTGCTTTTAAAGCAGCCTGATAAAAACGCTGAAACGTAATGGGTTTTAATAAATAATCGACCACCTGCAAACGATACCCTTCAAGAGCATATTCAGAATAAGCTGTCGTAAAAATAACCAAAGGCGGATTGTCCAGCGATTCCAGAAATTCCAGCCCCGTGAGATACGGCATATTAATATCCAGAAACAACAAATCGACTTCTTTTTCCTGAATGTACGAAGTGGCTTCTAATGCGGACGCACAGGTACCTGCGACTTCAAGAAAATCAATTTTAGAAACAAAATCTACTATTCCGTTTCTTGCAATAGGTTCGTCGTCGATAACAAGACATTTCATTTTCATATTTTATTTTTTTATTTTTTCCCGCAGATCTCGCAGATCAGGCAGATTTTTTCTTCTTTATTTTTTTACTGTTCTTCATTAAACCCAATAGTTAAAATGATTGCTGATTTTTGATTTCTGAGATGTGAAATTCAGGAAAATAGATCCTATTCCACCCTTATCAATACCCAATCAAAAATCTGCAATCGTTACTCTTCAATCTAAAATCTTTTAATTTCATGACATTGTGCTATCAGAAACGGCAAAATCTTTTACTTCAAATCTAAAACCACGATTACCGTAAAATCAGAATCGGTTTTAATGATGTTTAACTGGTGTTTTTCAGGATATTGAATCGCGAGTCTTTTTTTGACATTTTCAAGTCCGAGCCCTTGATTCTTTGAAGGAATTTTGTATTGTTCTGTATAGGAATTCTCGATCTTAAAATGCAGCTGTTTTGCCGTTTGTTTACATCCCAAATGCACATATCCTTTTTGCCCCGGAAGCCTTGAAACGTGCTTGAATGCATTTTCTATTAAAGGGACTAAAAGTAATGGTGCGATCTGAAGCTGGGCATCTTCAATACTCCATTTACATTTTACTTTTAATTCATTTCCCCATCTCGTTTCTTCGACTCCAATTAAGTCTTTCAGGTATTTTATTTCGAGATGCAGCGGCACGTATTCTTTGTTGCATTCGTACAATTGATACCTCAAAATATCCGAAAACCGAATCAGTAAATCCGAAGCCAGTTTTACATCACTCTGCATCAAAATGTGAATGTGATTGAGCACATTAAACATAAGATGCGGATTAATCTGATCCTGAAGAATCTTGATTTGTGCCTCAAGATGAACCTGTTGCAGCTGAGCATGATTTCTTTCGATTATATTATGTTCCTGATAAAACCGAAGCCCGCAGGCAGTACCGCAAATCAAAATAGCTGCAGGGGTACTCCCAAAGAATCGTGCAAATAAAAACTGAATCATCGTCATGTTTGCTTCGTCGGGATACAATCGTGCGCGGGTCTGCGAATTTGAAAAGATGGCATCAATAACGGCCAGGCAAAATGAAAGCATAAAAACTACCATGACACTTTGCACCGCAAATAGCGCCATTCTTCTTTTACGCAACGCAACAGGCAATACAATATCGCTAAGAAAATGCGCCAAAAGACATGAACAAAGTAAAACCAAAAAAGCCTGAAAAGCTGCCGCTCGAACGCCGTAAGCCTCGATCAGCTGTGACCAGATCGTTATTCCGAGTAAACACCAGAAAAAAACTAAAAATATTCGATGTCTGTTTTTATTTATTACAACCATTCTAAAAGAATAAAAAATTGATGAGAAACTTCATGTTCAAAAATAACCCTATATTTTTCAAACAAACAGCAAAGAACCAAAAAAGATTCTTTGCTGCTGACAAGGCCAAACCAAAAAAGCCTACTTAAAATATAAAATAACCAACCCCAATGTTAAACGAATTTGGCTTCGAACTAAACTCCTTACTTACATTGTTTAACCCTCCCTGATAAGTAATATCCAGAGTAAATTTCGAAATTTCGATTCCCGCTCCAACCTGATAGCCTATATTGGATTTATTAAATTTTCCATAGGTAGTTTTCAATTGACTCACAGAAGAAACATTTTCATCCAGCACATAAGAATAAACTCCTCCTCCAAAAACTCTTACGTTCAGCATCGATTGATCAATTATTTTGTAACCAATTACCAACGGCATTTCGAGGCTTCGCCATTTTACATTTTTAGAAGGCAAAGAAGCTGTTTTTTCAATTTTAGAAGATTTCTCACTGTAGAGGATTTCATTTTGAATAAAAAAACGTTTGAAATCAAATCGGGCCATAGCACCACCAAAAAAGCCCGTTGCATACTTTGAATCAAAACCTTTTGAAACCGGAAGTTCGGAATAATTTGATCCTGCTTTTATTCCAACATGAATAGGAAGCGGAGATTGTGCATTTGATTTAAAAGAGATTAATGTAAAAATAACTGCCAAGCATAATAATTTGTACGTGTTCATGATAATAATGTTTATTAATTTGATGCAAAGGAGCACAAACCTGCAACGCTATTAAAATTAGTTTGATGAACGGCAGTTACGTTTTGACTAACGGAAGTATTAATTGACTTTTCCCAAAAATAACAAACCCGACAGGTTTCAAAAACCTGTCGGGTTTAGATATTATACCCACTATTTACTTCAGATACTTCTTATCGGTCAAGGTTCTCATGAAGGCAATGAGCTGTTTTTTCTCCAACTCTGATAAGTTTAACTTGTCTTCCGGTAAAGTTTGATTCGGAACATCGAATCCTAAACCTAACCCGCCTCCTTCATTATAAAAGTCAATCACTTCTTCAAGAGTGTTGTAAACTCCATTGTGCATGTAGGGAGCGGTAAGTGTAATATTTCGGATCGTTGGCGTTTTAAACGAATGTTTATGAATAGCCGCCTGGGTGATGACAAACTTGCCCAAATCTCCGTCCAGCTTTTTGCTTTTATTTGGAACGCCTAATATTTCACTCTCCGATCGGTCAAAATTAGGCGGAACTGTTCCGTTGGTTAATGGAATAAAATGGCAGGTCGCACATTTGGCTTTCCCTGCAAACAAATTAAAACCTGCTTTTTCATCCGCTGTGAAATTCTCTTTGTTTTGCATATAAGCATCAAACTTCGAATCGTACTGACTCAATGACCGAATATAAGAAGCCAAAGCATTCTTGATTTCAAATTCATTAATAGTCCCTTTCGGAAATGCTTTTTTGAAATCTCTTACATAGTTCGCATCTTTTTGAAGTACTAAAGCCGATTTCTCAAGAGAACCGTGCATTTCGTTTTCATTTTTAATCACAGCAATGGCCTGATCTTCGAGATAACTTACTCTGGAATCATCAAAAAATACACGCTGAAAAGCAATATGATTCAATGTCGGCGTGTTGCGCTGCAGCATCGATTTCCCGTCTAATGAAACCGCTCTTTCCAATCCGTCGGTAAAAGCTTTATCGGCATGATGGCACGAAGCGCAGGAACGGGTGTTGTTACCCGACAAAACCGGATCATTGAACAGCTTTTTTCCTAACGCAATTTTCTCCGGCGTTGTTTGATAATCCGGAAAACCTGAAAATGCTTCAGGATCAAATGCTCGGGAATCAAACAGTGTTTGTGCTGTTGTTTTTAAACCTCTTTGCTCTTTCATGAGCGGAATACCCAATTCTGATCGGGTTTTGAATAGCCCTTTGTTTAATGGATTGGCAATTTCTTTGATAAAATACGCCCGGTCAAAAGCATTGAAATTGGTATTTGTTTTTAAATATTGCTGTCCTTTCTTCAATATTTCAAGCACCTGATTTGAATTTGAAACTGGCTTATCTTCGACATAAACTTTGTAATATTTCTCGATGGTTTCTAAAGCTGCCACAGCTTCAGGAAGTGAATTCAATACCACAGGCGAATCGAATCCGGTTATTCCTAAAGTAACTATTCGATATACTTCCAATCGCATTGCATCAAAAACATGTGCGTCTGTTAATTGATTGGATTTGGAAACTTTTTCTAGACGAGCCAAATTAGCCGACAAGATACCCAGCTCCTGAAGCAATTCTTTTTTATGCTCTTTGTCATATTTAGGAAAAACAAATTCTTCAATAACCTGAAATCCTTCGGGTGGAACGGTCACTTTATCATTTTCTTCAAACTCAGGTATTGCAGGACCGTTTATTGCTTTGGAAACTGCAGGCGAATAATACTCACTTATCATTTCGACCTTTTTGTAACTTTGATGTGCTTCGCGAAATTGTCTCTGAATTTGTACTTCGGTAGAATCTGACTGCACGGAATATTTCAGTTTAGCAACCTTCTCAATCAGTAAAGTAATATCAGACTGAAACAATTCATTTACTTCCTGATGTTTGTCTTTTTTCTGACAGGCTACCAATGCCAGCAGGAAAAACAAACCGTATATTTTTTTCATGTGTATTAAAAATTAAAAGGGAAATATTCAGAAAAACAGAAACCACTACCTCAAATTGAGATAGTGGATGACTGTTTTATAATGCTTAAAAAATTTATCTCGCTAAACCTTTAATCACTACAATTTGACTTGCTTGTTGCTCGTTCGGACGATTTGTTCCGCCGTCAACTCCTTTATATTTTTCACCAGTCCAGGTATGAGGCTGGATGCTTAACATGAAAGTATCCGGAATACCCAACTGATCTGATACATCGATCATTGCACCGTATTCCCAATCTCCGAATTTTGATAGTTTACCTACGTTGTATTTGGCAGCATCAGCCTGAGTACGACGGTGATCTAATTCCAATACCACTTTCAATTCTTTTGTAGCAATGTTATATTGATAGATGTAAGCATCGTGTGTTTCGTCACCGTATCCGTTTGCATCTTCCTGAACGTAAACATAGTTACTGGTTACACAGATATTATCAGGATTTTGGAATTTCCCTGCTTTTCCACTGCGGTTGTCACCATCTAAAACCAGCTCTAAAGTTCCTTTTAACGGATCGGCAGCATCAAGATTTAATCTGTAAACTCTACCATATTTCGTTCTTGAAGCATCGGCATTCGTTCCTGTGATATCTTGTCCGGTTACGTTAAAATACAATTCACGGTCAGCATTGTTACCTCCTTTGCGGTAATCTAAATCTTCAACACGACCAAATTTGATTGCTTTCAAAGTATTTACAGATGCATTGATCTGAGCTCCTGTTAAAGTAGTGTGGCTGTCAATTTTCACGAAAGAAACAGGATACGTTTGATCCACAGTCATGTCTTTTTCTCTTTGATTGCTGTCATTTCTTTTTAACATGTACAAAGATCCTCCACTTAAATCACCAACTGTGTTTGATACATACATAAAAACCTGACCTCCGTAAGTTCCTGAGTCATCATCACCAATTACTACAACTGTTTTTCCTTTGTAAGCAGTAGAACGCAATGGTAAAGCATTTTCAGCACTTAAACGTCCAAATCCTGCTAATTCTTTAGAAACCGAAGCTCCTCCTGCACTTGCATAAGGATCCAAAGCATGTGTACGGGATTCTTCTCCAGACTCTCCACAAGTTAAGTAAAGTGGTCCGAAACCGTGTTCTGCCTGCGTAGCCATAGTAGCTCCGCACAATCTCCACGTTCCTCCGCTAGAGTTTAGTAAATATTCTCCTTTTGTCGGTTTGAAAGTCTTGTCTAAAGTAATTCTCGAAACTGCAAAATTGTCTTCGTTATTTACCAAGAAAGTAAAAGTCCCGTCTGTATTTTTCAATAAACCTGAACCATCGGCAGAACCTCCAAAAACAAATTTAGGACTGTCTGCAAAAACATCATCTGAGCTAAAAAGAGAGTAAATTTTCAAACTTTCAAATCCTGCCTGAGCTTTTATTAAACTTGGTGTTACAGATTGATCCTTCAGTACAACACTTGTTGTTTCTGCTTCGTCTTTAGAATCGTTATTACAAGATGTAAGCAACGAACCGAGCATAATTAGAGGTAAAATAATTCTTTTCATGTAGTTAAAAATTGGGTTTCTATTTTTTTTACAAAGTAACCCCCTGCTCTTTAACTTAAAATGATTTAGATATTATCAAAAAATCAACAGTTTTCCTAAAAAGCGTTATAAAACAAAAAAACGTTAACATTAAATTAGTACTACAAAACACTCATAAACTTCCATTAACATTAGTACAAAAAAAAGAGCCTTATTTTAAGACTCTTTTCTAAGTTGTTGTTTATAAAGCTCAATATTGGTTTTTATTTTATCATCCAATTCAGGTTCTTTAATGTCAGTATGTTTTTGCATTTCCTCCCAGATTGTCTTGGCCACTATATAACGTGCCATTTCCTTATCATCTGCCGGAACAACATACCATGGTGCGTGTTCAGTCGAAGTTCTGTTGATCGCTTCTTCATAATACTGCTGGTATTCATCCCAATGTTCGCGTTCTTTTAAATCTCCGGGCGAAAATTTCCAGTGGTGCTTCTCCTCTTCCAAGCGACGCAGCAAACGCTGTCTTTGTTCTTCTTTACTTAAATGAAGATAAAACTTCAGCACAATAGTTCCATTTTCGGCAATATGCCTTTCAAAATTATTGATCTGCTCGATTCTCCTTTTCCAGAACTTCGGTGTAATATCATCCACAGAGTTGATTCCCGGTAAATTTTCTCCCAAAATATATTCCGGATGCACCCTTGTTACCAAAACATTCTCGTAATGTGTACGGTTAAAAATTGCAAACTTCCCTTTTTCCGGCAAAGCAATATAATGTCTCCAGAGATAATCATGTTCCAATTCAGTCGAATTGGGCGTTTTAAAACTGTGTACTACTACCCCACGCGGGTTAAACTCTTTAAAAACTTCCCTGATCAGGCTGTCTTTTCCTGAAGTATCCATTCCCTGCAGGCAAATTAAAACCGCGTACTTATTGTGCGCATACATTACATCCTGCAAATTGCTTAGTTTGGCCTGTACCTTATCCAGTCTGGCTTCTTTTTCATCACTATCAGCATCGATGTCAAGTAAAGTTGGAATCTTTGCTAGTCTTATTTTTTCTGTAACTTTAAAATCATTCGGATCTATCGATTTCATAATTTGTGAGTTTTTATACTAGTAAATATACTATTTTTACAAAGCATATCCCTGCTATCCCTTCTAATACTTTCAGGAACAGCGATTTTATTTACAAAACAGTATTCATGGAAAAATTTACTTTAGAAATATTATTTCAAATCATCGGAATCGGATCGGCATCCGGATTATTTTTTACTGACAATTCACTTTACCTTGTTGGAGATAACAGTGGTTTCCTATACGAATACAACATGCAGAATCAGCAATTGAACGAACACCCTTTAATTGACAATCCGACGAAAAATATCGCAAAAAATCTTAAACCTGATTTTGAGTCTTTAACCAGTCATAACGATACGCTTTATGTTTTTGGTTCCGGTTCGACCGAAAACCGAAACAAAATGATTGCATTCGATCTTAAAAAGAAAACCATACTGCAAAAAAATAATCTGGTCGATTTATACGCATTAATGCAAAGTTTTGGCGAAATAAAACCGGAAGACTTTAATCTGGAAGGTTCTATTTTTGATGGTGAGAATTGGTACCTGTTCAATCGTGGTAACGGAATCTCTAACAAAAACACCATTTTTACCATCCATGCTAAAAGCCTGGGAGAAGAATTTGCTCTGGTTGCAACCAATTATAAACTTCCAAAAATAAAAGGCATTCGCTCCAGTTTTACAGACGCTGTTTTGGTCGAAGATAAAATCTATTTCCTTTCTACAGTAGAAAATACCAAATCAACTTATGATGATGGTGAAATTTTGGGAAGCTTCATAGGAAGGATCGACCTTAAAACCATGAAAATCGATTTTACTCAAAAAATAACGGCAACCCATAAATTCGAAGGTTTAACTTTCTATAAAAAAGAAAACAATACAATCGAATTTCTGCTTTGCGAGGATAATGATACGGAGCTTTTAGAAACGAAGATTTTTAAATTGAGTTTACCTGTTAAATAGCAAAGAATCTCTTTGCCTTAATTGTATCACAGAGATTCTCAAAAATTTCGCAGAGACACACAAAGGATCGTTCACTTTTTATTATTTTGAGTTAAAAACTCATTTATTCTGTAGTACTTAAAAAGTACTACAGTGGCTCTTTATTAAGAAAATCGTACCTTTAAAACCATCTATTAAGAAAATAAAAGCCTTTTTTAAACTTTTTTTCATTTCTCTCCCAACCTTTTTATCTTTTTATCCCTCTATATAAGAAAGACAACAATTGTGATAAACGAAACTCTCATATCCAACTGCAAAAAAATGAACCGCGATGCTCAGCGTCAGGTTTATGAGCATATGGCTCCAAAACTGTATCGCGTTTGCAAACGATACCTTAAGAAGGAAGAAGAAATTGAAGAAGCTATGGCTGATGCTTTCTATACCATATTTACAAAGCTGGATCAGCTTAAGGAGCTTTTAGCTTTTGAAGCCTGGGCGCGAAAAATTACCGTCAACCATTGTTTGGCAACCATCAAGAAAAACACCAATTTCAACATGTACCTTGATGACGTCAAATTGCTTTCGCAGCCTTTTACCGAAGAAGTGAACGCATTGGAAGAAGAAGATTTGCTGAATTTACTAAATCATATTCCGGACGGTTGTAAAACGGTTTTTAATCTTTTTGTTATCGAAGGTTTCGGGCATAAAGAAATAGCCGCTATGCTAAACATTTCTGAGGGCACATCGAAATCACAATTGAATGCCGCTAAAACCAAATTAAAGGAATTAGTAAATAAATTGTATTACCAAAAAGCAAAATAGTCATGGACAATCAAGATAAAATATTCGATAAATTTAAAGAGGCCGCGCACAACTCGGAATCTAAAGATTTTCCAGGAATGGAAAAAGTCTGGTCACGTCTTGAAGACAAACTAGACAAAAAGGAAGACAAAAAAACCATTTCGTTATGGAAAAAAATTGCGGTTGCAGCTTCTCTTTTATTACT
This window encodes:
- a CDS encoding DUF6268 family outer membrane beta-barrel protein, with amino-acid sequence MNKTIFYLSQLFLFLLTSIAAQSQSKIAGELKVDYVPFSNYVRPMDSTKTSAESNFKRAQIAFEIPLSLEMDQYNRPKLWSLFANGSYAKMENKNYEIQSLPVEFQGGFPNEMLNAQIGVKHLRSISPTWSLMIMASVGVYTDMVEINKDDVLLQGGVFFIKHFNPNMAFGMGPVLTNSFGVPMVLPGIYFNWESRGAWHFKITFPESLQFGYRISDNFDLKAVVELSGMTAETKVNNRTSLLGYQQIIAGIQPEIKLGKHWTLQPTAGSTLLRSFSSTNRKIKDIFKEKDMANPRFTTTFYGAVALKWQF
- a CDS encoding LytR/AlgR family response regulator transcription factor, translating into MKMKCLVIDDEPIARNGIVDFVSKIDFLEVAGTCASALEATSYIQEKEVDLLFLDINMPYLTGLEFLESLDNPPLVIFTTAYSEYALEGYRLQVVDYLLKPITFQRFYQAALKAKQWHQMLGAPRQNQLDPYLYVRQEEGFQKISWLDILYIEGMQNYAKLHFKDKVLVIHQTMISLEETLPTEIFFRIHKSFLVNITHIDSVSGGRLFIKGQELPISRTRREALLKEVVYKNLLSR
- a CDS encoding sensor histidine kinase, whose translation is MVVINKNRHRIFLVFFWCLLGITIWSQLIEAYGVRAAAFQAFLVLLCSCLLAHFLSDIVLPVALRKRRMALFAVQSVMVVFMLSFCLAVIDAIFSNSQTRARLYPDEANMTMIQFLFARFFGSTPAAILICGTACGLRFYQEHNIIERNHAQLQQVHLEAQIKILQDQINPHLMFNVLNHIHILMQSDVKLASDLLIRFSDILRYQLYECNKEYVPLHLEIKYLKDLIGVEETRWGNELKVKCKWSIEDAQLQIAPLLLVPLIENAFKHVSRLPGQKGYVHLGCKQTAKQLHFKIENSYTEQYKIPSKNQGLGLENVKKRLAIQYPEKHQLNIIKTDSDFTVIVVLDLK
- a CDS encoding porin family protein produces the protein MNTYKLLCLAVIFTLISFKSNAQSPLPIHVGIKAGSNYSELPVSKGFDSKYATGFFGGAMARFDFKRFFIQNEILYSEKSSKIEKTASLPSKNVKWRSLEMPLVIGYKIIDQSMLNVRVFGGGVYSYVLDENVSSVSQLKTTYGKFNKSNIGYQVGAGIEISKFTLDITYQGGLNNVSKEFSSKPNSFNIGVGYFIF
- a CDS encoding cytochrome-c peroxidase — its product is MKKIYGLFFLLALVACQKKDKHQEVNELFQSDITLLIEKVAKLKYSVQSDSTEVQIQRQFREAHQSYKKVEMISEYYSPAVSKAINGPAIPEFEENDKVTVPPEGFQVIEEFVFPKYDKEHKKELLQELGILSANLARLEKVSKSNQLTDAHVFDAMRLEVYRIVTLGITGFDSPVVLNSLPEAVAALETIEKYYKVYVEDKPVSNSNQVLEILKKGQQYLKTNTNFNAFDRAYFIKEIANPLNKGLFKTRSELGIPLMKEQRGLKTTAQTLFDSRAFDPEAFSGFPDYQTTPEKIALGKKLFNDPVLSGNNTRSCASCHHADKAFTDGLERAVSLDGKSMLQRNTPTLNHIAFQRVFFDDSRVSYLEDQAIAVIKNENEMHGSLEKSALVLQKDANYVRDFKKAFPKGTINEFEIKNALASYIRSLSQYDSKFDAYMQNKENFTADEKAGFNLFAGKAKCATCHFIPLTNGTVPPNFDRSESEILGVPNKSKKLDGDLGKFVITQAAIHKHSFKTPTIRNITLTAPYMHNGVYNTLEEVIDFYNEGGGLGLGFDVPNQTLPEDKLNLSELEKKQLIAFMRTLTDKKYLK
- a CDS encoding PPK2 family polyphosphate kinase, yielding MKSIDPNDFKVTEKIRLAKIPTLLDIDADSDEKEARLDKVQAKLSNLQDVMYAHNKYAVLICLQGMDTSGKDSLIREVFKEFNPRGVVVHSFKTPNSTELEHDYLWRHYIALPEKGKFAIFNRTHYENVLVTRVHPEYILGENLPGINSVDDITPKFWKRRIEQINNFERHIAENGTIVLKFYLHLSKEEQRQRLLRRLEEEKHHWKFSPGDLKEREHWDEYQQYYEEAINRTSTEHAPWYVVPADDKEMARYIVAKTIWEEMQKHTDIKEPELDDKIKTNIELYKQQLRKES
- a CDS encoding DUF6929 family protein; translation: MEKFTLEILFQIIGIGSASGLFFTDNSLYLVGDNSGFLYEYNMQNQQLNEHPLIDNPTKNIAKNLKPDFESLTSHNDTLYVFGSGSTENRNKMIAFDLKKKTILQKNNLVDLYALMQSFGEIKPEDFNLEGSIFDGENWYLFNRGNGISNKNTIFTIHAKSLGEEFALVATNYKLPKIKGIRSSFTDAVLVEDKIYFLSTVENTKSTYDDGEILGSFIGRIDLKTMKIDFTQKITATHKFEGLTFYKKENNTIEFLLCEDNDTELLETKIFKLSLPVK
- a CDS encoding RNA polymerase sigma factor, translated to MNRDAQRQVYEHMAPKLYRVCKRYLKKEEEIEEAMADAFYTIFTKLDQLKELLAFEAWARKITVNHCLATIKKNTNFNMYLDDVKLLSQPFTEEVNALEEEDLLNLLNHIPDGCKTVFNLFVIEGFGHKEIAAMLNISEGTSKSQLNAAKTKLKELVNKLYYQKAK